One genomic segment of Vibrio nitrifigilis includes these proteins:
- a CDS encoding sensor histidine kinase encodes MINFLLISNQNDLSALNKFSPTVEVRTQKIKKWIRDNAHGLIMIDFATCGFTLASDLIRYTRMTLRNPRLSLWLICDECDNYHVDDDLLWPDRIVRVSELEHPALLAAITNELNKQFASQQMLQEQQLNVELISKVNQFNRRDLVVQASLTEFVSALDVFCQSTQTIIVKPSKSQLTPKLFQLDASRKLISLPTIPKNLTSLMDKIAHNDLPNILFPEQTRTQTTLVFPIMIFGERFCTVLCCVESDKADHLSVSKVKIIEEAAVQLRISLESLEAQRRMKFHYSRLKKTLTELHQTKSHLVHSEKMATVGRLAAGIAHEINNPLSIALGNFTPLNHYVDSMMTLINMHDELIENIHLQDNQSASEQLSKYKTDTNFDFIRDDLSAVIEDSKESLVRVRNIVADLRSFTNQNPTEIEQFSLFNACQDVLKLHSYSDHKQISFHNHIPNELQISTNRNQLLQAINHVLENAIEALEKTENPSIKLSANSDREKIVLTISDNGIGMSEEVVSHIFDPFYSTKSLTEGRGMGLSITYHLLTQLKADIKVVSQPNEGTNVVITFNVNSM; translated from the coding sequence GTGATTAACTTTCTACTAATTAGTAATCAAAACGATCTTAGCGCTTTAAACAAATTCTCTCCCACAGTGGAAGTTAGAACACAAAAAATTAAGAAATGGATTCGTGATAATGCTCATGGCCTCATCATGATCGATTTTGCCACTTGTGGCTTTACCTTAGCATCTGATTTGATTCGTTATACTCGGATGACACTGAGAAATCCTCGTCTCAGTTTATGGTTGATCTGTGATGAATGTGATAACTATCATGTCGACGATGACTTACTTTGGCCAGACCGTATTGTACGTGTCAGCGAACTCGAACATCCGGCTTTATTAGCGGCAATCACCAATGAATTAAACAAACAATTTGCCAGCCAGCAGATGTTACAAGAGCAGCAGCTCAATGTTGAATTAATATCCAAAGTTAACCAATTCAACCGGCGTGATTTAGTGGTGCAGGCCTCATTAACTGAGTTTGTATCGGCACTAGATGTATTTTGCCAATCCACACAAACTATCATTGTCAAACCATCCAAGAGTCAGTTAACACCCAAACTTTTTCAACTAGACGCGAGTCGGAAACTCATATCTTTACCTACGATTCCCAAAAATCTGACTTCGCTGATGGACAAAATTGCCCATAATGATTTACCCAATATCCTGTTTCCTGAACAAACTCGAACTCAGACAACCTTAGTCTTCCCTATCATGATCTTCGGTGAACGTTTTTGTACCGTGCTCTGTTGTGTTGAAAGCGACAAAGCTGATCACCTCTCAGTTTCTAAAGTAAAAATCATCGAAGAGGCCGCCGTTCAATTACGCATAAGCTTAGAAAGTCTCGAAGCCCAAAGACGGATGAAGTTTCACTATTCACGTCTCAAAAAAACGTTGACTGAATTACACCAAACCAAGTCACATTTAGTCCATTCTGAAAAAATGGCAACGGTAGGAAGACTAGCAGCAGGTATTGCTCATGAAATCAATAACCCATTAAGTATAGCTTTAGGTAACTTTACACCTCTTAATCACTATGTTGATTCGATGATGACCCTTATCAACATGCACGATGAACTAATAGAAAATATACATCTACAAGATAATCAGTCAGCTTCAGAACAACTTTCAAAATATAAAACAGATACAAATTTTGACTTTATTCGCGATGATTTGTCAGCGGTGATCGAAGATTCCAAGGAAAGTTTGGTACGAGTTCGCAACATTGTTGCTGACCTAAGGTCTTTTACCAACCAGAATCCTACTGAAATTGAGCAATTCTCGCTGTTTAATGCTTGCCAAGATGTTCTAAAACTCCACTCCTATTCAGATCATAAACAGATTTCGTTTCACAACCATATTCCCAATGAGTTACAAATATCGACCAATCGTAACCAACTTTTACAGGCCATTAATCATGTGCTTGAAAATGCCATTGAAGCTTTGGAGAAAACAGAGAACCCTAGTATCAAGCTCTCTGCAAACTCTGACCGCGAAAAGATAGTTCTAACCATCAGTGATAACGGTATCGGTATGTCAGAGGAGGTTGTTAGTCATATATTTGACCCATTCTATTCAACCAAAAGCCTAACAGAAGGCCGGGGAATGGGACTGTCAATTACCTACCATTTACTCACTCAGCTTAAAGCAGACATTAAAGTAGTAAGTCAACCGAATGAAGGTACGAATGTAGTCATTACTTTCAATGTTAATTCAATGTAA
- a CDS encoding rhamnogalacturonan lyase B N-terminal domain-containing protein, which produces MIQTKLKHTRLTTIMAIALSSSAFTAHALTLTEGDDYYKVDTGNKLVYYVSTDDCDITSLKYDSTERQKSSGSRRSQINSGLWDVTVTGEINDTNTVSKITCEMDGLTHYLISKDGEDNIYMATYITEEPSVGELRWITRLQESSFDSLQSPSNNADTTSTVESSDVFGHSDGTTSSKYYGNDRAMDLSVKGETGSDIGVFMYYGNRESSSGGPFYRDIQFQSAEVYNYMNSGHAQTEDRRVNVLYGPYALMFNDGSETPDAPDTSFIADLDLKGYVANEDRGYVSGTAADFSTDFPVVVGWSNDTAQYWTTADSDSGEYTSPAMKPGTYTETLYRGELAVGTTEVTVTAGDTTSDVEVDDTFTDNDSVVFRIGEFDGTPKGFRNYDNLTDMHPSDTRMDDWEQTNFVAGDSADSDFPAYQWRGVNNGIIIHYTIESGHLKTRHLRIGITASYHGARQQLVVNDDWTSSYPTATTQPTGRIMTIGTWRGNNKQFVYTIPESAQQVGDNTIELDLVSGQSGDDWLSPGVSYDAIELY; this is translated from the coding sequence ATGATACAAACGAAATTAAAACACACTCGACTTACTACGATAATGGCCATTGCGTTAAGTAGCTCTGCATTCACAGCTCATGCTTTAACGCTGACCGAAGGTGATGATTATTACAAAGTCGATACTGGCAACAAATTGGTGTATTACGTATCCACCGATGACTGTGATATTACATCGCTTAAATATGACAGTACCGAACGTCAAAAAAGTAGTGGCTCACGTCGTTCACAAATTAACTCTGGCCTTTGGGATGTTACAGTTACAGGTGAAATTAACGATACCAATACTGTCAGCAAAATCACTTGTGAGATGGATGGATTAACTCACTACCTTATATCAAAAGATGGTGAAGACAACATCTACATGGCCACTTACATCACTGAAGAGCCGAGTGTTGGTGAGCTACGTTGGATAACTCGTTTACAAGAATCAAGTTTTGACTCGTTGCAGTCACCATCTAATAACGCAGACACAACTAGCACTGTTGAATCTTCTGATGTATTTGGTCATTCTGATGGCACCACCTCTTCTAAATACTATGGCAATGATCGTGCTATGGATTTAAGCGTAAAAGGTGAAACAGGCAGCGATATCGGTGTGTTTATGTATTACGGTAATCGAGAAAGTTCATCTGGTGGCCCATTCTATCGTGATATTCAATTCCAAAGTGCAGAAGTCTATAACTACATGAATTCAGGTCACGCTCAAACCGAAGACCGTCGTGTTAACGTACTATATGGCCCGTATGCTCTAATGTTTAATGATGGTTCAGAAACCCCTGACGCACCAGACACCAGCTTTATCGCGGATTTGGATCTAAAAGGTTATGTAGCCAACGAAGACCGAGGGTACGTTTCTGGTACTGCAGCAGACTTTAGTACCGATTTCCCTGTTGTTGTTGGTTGGTCTAATGATACCGCGCAATATTGGACAACTGCTGATTCAGATTCAGGTGAATATACTAGCCCAGCAATGAAACCAGGTACTTACACAGAAACTCTATACCGTGGCGAATTAGCCGTCGGCACTACTGAAGTCACTGTAACCGCAGGTGATACAACGTCTGATGTGGAGGTAGATGATACGTTTACAGATAATGACAGTGTTGTTTTTCGCATTGGTGAATTTGATGGTACACCTAAAGGTTTTCGTAACTACGATAACTTAACTGATATGCATCCATCTGATACCCGTATGGATGACTGGGAGCAGACTAACTTCGTTGCTGGTGACAGCGCTGATAGCGATTTTCCAGCGTACCAATGGCGCGGTGTAAACAATGGCATCATCATTCATTACACCATTGAATCCGGTCACCTAAAAACACGTCACTTACGTATCGGTATTACCGCATCGTACCATGGTGCTCGCCAACAATTAGTGGTCAATGATGACTGGACATCAAGCTATCCGACAGCAACGACACAACCTACAGGTCGAATCATGACTATCGGTACTTGGCGTGGTAACAATAAACAGTTTGTATACACCATTCCAGAAAGTGCTCAACAAGTGGGCGACAACACCATTGAACTTGATCTGGTCAGTGGGCAATCTGGTGACGATTGGTTATCTCCAGGTGTTAGTTACGATGCGATTGAATTGTACTAA
- a CDS encoding amidohydrolase family protein, translated as MRAFDSLFDSHLHIIEPGFPLVENQGYLPPTFSVNEYLNAMKPYPLSGGAVVSGSFQGFDQTYLIHVLKALGPNYVGVAQIPLDTSDREILELHDHGVRAVRFNLKRGSKEQLKHLSSVAARVFEIAGWHVELYIDSADLAALQKTLRHLPKVSIDHLGLNHEGLADLVKLAECGVKVKATGFSRLNFPAQEAITAIYQANPQALMFGSDLPSTRAPQPFSERDIDLLCQCIEPSGLNNVLSANACSFYLGR; from the coding sequence ATGAGAGCTTTTGATTCTTTATTTGACAGCCACTTACATATCATAGAGCCGGGTTTCCCTTTGGTTGAAAACCAAGGATATTTGCCTCCCACGTTTTCTGTGAATGAGTATTTGAATGCGATGAAGCCTTATCCTTTGAGCGGTGGGGCAGTGGTGTCAGGATCGTTCCAAGGTTTTGATCAAACCTATTTGATTCATGTGCTGAAGGCACTTGGTCCTAACTATGTTGGTGTCGCACAAATACCGTTAGACACTTCTGATCGGGAAATCCTTGAGTTGCATGATCATGGGGTGAGGGCGGTAAGGTTTAATTTGAAACGAGGTAGCAAAGAGCAATTAAAGCATCTTTCCTCCGTCGCTGCGCGAGTGTTTGAAATTGCAGGTTGGCATGTGGAACTGTATATCGATTCTGCTGACTTAGCTGCGCTGCAAAAGACATTGCGTCATTTGCCTAAAGTGAGTATCGATCACTTGGGTTTAAATCACGAGGGGCTTGCCGACTTAGTTAAGCTTGCCGAATGTGGGGTGAAAGTAAAAGCCACCGGTTTTTCCCGTTTAAATTTTCCAGCCCAAGAGGCAATTACTGCCATTTACCAAGCTAATCCACAAGCGCTCATGTTTGGATCGGATTTACCTTCAACGCGAGCCCCGCAGCCATTTTCTGAGCGAGATATCGATTTGCTTTGCCAGTGCATAGAACCGAGTGGTTTGAACAACGTGTTGTCAGCTAATGCTTGTTCATTCTATTTAGGTAGGTAA
- a CDS encoding choline/carnitine O-acyltransferase: MNSSHERVNDPIFPEQPLPDLQSTCHKLIEWATPLLTAEECQVSMKTACDFAAPNGDGVKLQQALIEQSRALGYSNWSKQAWKDHYLRHRDSLVINSNVFYALKSKTSSDQLTPLHTATQIAFNTAKFMLSIRRSELPQEYQGKNPLCMEQYQYLFGATRIPQYHCDKISITVDSNHMVVLHHDHYFIVNLFNPDGDVRSYFELYHDLASIYSYTEDGENIGILTSGQRDLWARTREELLTFHAENATNFHNIESAAFALCFDSLAPQTDREKAEALLHGGGHNRHFDKVVQLIVFANGSSGINYEHTHIDGSIMLRFIRHLYDGSALGLTMASSLSTAKSNSNSQITPLKWSLSPALRVDINKAYQAFALHHSTYTTQVMRFNYFGKEKIKSLNISPDAFLQIALQVAEYKTTHTQYSAYEAIMTRRFSQGRIDVLYTVTPETQQFIQLFMHKTRSKACVDALYLAAKKHISRAKECQRGHGIYTHLMALKYASEQLQSRHAINQHPALFSTPAYKTLMHTVICTSTTSDYGVELAGYGPVVEDGYGLRYFKHADQLVFISTCHYKTANQMRRYLNHLEKTLNDMLEMLETFYQKGVA, translated from the coding sequence TTGAACAGCAGTCACGAACGTGTTAATGATCCTATCTTTCCCGAACAGCCCTTACCCGACCTGCAGAGTACCTGCCATAAACTCATAGAGTGGGCCACTCCCTTACTTACCGCTGAAGAATGCCAAGTCTCAATGAAAACTGCTTGCGATTTTGCCGCCCCTAATGGTGACGGCGTCAAACTACAGCAGGCATTAATCGAACAAAGCCGAGCTTTGGGTTACTCAAACTGGAGTAAACAAGCATGGAAAGACCATTATCTACGACACCGCGACTCATTAGTCATTAACAGTAATGTGTTTTATGCCCTTAAATCCAAAACATCTTCGGACCAATTAACGCCATTGCATACGGCGACGCAAATTGCGTTTAATACAGCTAAATTCATGCTATCGATTCGGCGCAGCGAGTTACCCCAAGAATACCAAGGAAAAAATCCCCTTTGCATGGAGCAATACCAATATCTTTTCGGTGCAACTCGAATACCACAATATCACTGCGATAAAATATCCATCACCGTCGACTCAAATCATATGGTCGTGTTGCATCACGACCATTACTTCATCGTGAACCTGTTTAATCCTGATGGCGATGTGCGATCCTATTTTGAGTTATATCACGACTTAGCGTCCATTTATTCATACACGGAAGATGGTGAAAATATTGGTATATTAACCAGTGGTCAGCGTGATTTGTGGGCCAGAACTCGAGAAGAACTACTCACATTCCATGCCGAAAATGCCACTAACTTTCACAACATTGAGAGTGCGGCATTTGCATTATGTTTTGATTCACTCGCCCCGCAAACCGATAGGGAAAAAGCAGAAGCGCTGCTACATGGCGGCGGTCATAATCGACATTTCGACAAAGTTGTACAATTGATTGTATTTGCCAATGGCAGTAGTGGCATCAATTATGAACATACCCACATTGATGGCTCAATCATGTTGCGCTTTATCCGTCACTTGTATGACGGTTCAGCTTTGGGTTTAACAATGGCATCGAGTTTATCTACAGCTAAATCTAATTCTAACTCACAGATAACGCCCTTAAAATGGTCGTTAAGTCCAGCATTACGCGTTGATATCAACAAAGCCTATCAAGCATTTGCATTACATCATTCAACCTATACCACACAAGTAATGCGCTTTAATTACTTTGGTAAAGAGAAAATAAAATCGCTGAACATTAGCCCAGATGCCTTTCTCCAAATCGCCCTGCAGGTAGCGGAATATAAGACAACACACACTCAATACAGTGCTTATGAAGCGATCATGACTCGCCGGTTCTCTCAAGGACGCATTGATGTGTTATATACCGTCACTCCGGAAACACAGCAGTTTATTCAACTGTTCATGCATAAAACACGTAGTAAAGCCTGTGTGGATGCGTTATATCTAGCCGCTAAAAAACACATTAGTCGAGCGAAGGAATGTCAACGAGGTCACGGCATTTATACCCATTTAATGGCTCTAAAATACGCGAGCGAACAGCTGCAATCACGTCATGCTATCAACCAACACCCAGCTTTGTTTTCAACTCCTGCCTATAAAACACTTATGCACACGGTAATTTGTACCAGTACAACCAGTGATTATGGTGTTGAACTTGCGGGTTACGGGCCTGTCGTTGAAGACGGATACGGATTACGTTATTTCAAACACGCAGATCAATTGGTGTTTATTTCAACCTGTCATTATAAAACAGCTAATCA